In Halobacteroides halobius DSM 5150, the genomic window AAATTTATTGGCTGGTTGGGAAGAAGATTTAGGTTTAAAAAAGGTAGGACTTTATTTATAGAAGTAGTAGAAAGGAGAGATAAATATGAAAGAGATTTCAGGAGGAATTACTAGCCCGCAGGGTTTTTTAGCTGCAGGAGTAAGAGCAGGAATTAAGGAGACAGGTAAAGATATAGCATTAATTTATAGTGAGACTATAGCTCAAGTAGCAGCTGTATTTACTACTAATCAAGCAGCAGCTGCACCAGTTAAATTGAGCAAACAAAACTGTCAGGATGGTTTGGCCCAAGCAATTATAATTAATAGTGGTAATGCTAATGCTTGTACAGGTCAACAAGGTGGAGAAGATGCTAAAAAAATGATTGATTTAACCGCTAATGAGCTTAATATAGCTTCAGAAAAGGTCTTAGTTTCATCTACAGGAATTATTGGTAAGAAGTTACCAATGGGTAAACTAACTGCAGGGATTAAACAGGCTTGTTCTAGTTTGGATGTTAATAATCAAGCAGCTGAAGCAATTATGACGACTGATACTTATGCTAAAGCATTAGCTGTAGAATTTGAAGTTGCAGGAGAGAAGATTAAATTAGGTGGAATTGCTAAGGGTTCAGGGATGATTGAGCCTAATATGGCAACGATGTTATCTTTTATTACTACTGATTTAGCTATTAAACAGGAGTTATTAGATGCTGCATTAGAAGAAGCTGTAAATAATTCTTTTAATCAAATTACGGTTGATGGAGACCAGAGTACAAATGATACAGTAGCTATTTTAGCTAATGGGCAAGCTAAGAATAAAATAGTGAGTAAAGAAGATGATGGATATAATAAATTTTATCAAGCATTAGAATATATCTGTCAAGAATTGGCCCAACAAATTGTTAAAGATGGAGAAGGTGCTACTAAATTTGTTGAAGTCAATGTAAAGGGGGCTTTAAATAAAAAAGATGCTGATGAAATAGGGAAGAAGATTGCTAATTCTAATCTAGTTAAGACTGCTTTATTTGGAGAAGATCCTAATTGGGGTAGAATAGTAGCAGCATTAGGTTCTACAGGTATAAAAGTTGAGTTAGATAAATTAGAGGTTGAAATTAATGGGCAGTCTATTTTTGGCCCGCAAGAGCAAAAATATGAAACTGCCAATAATCTGTTAGAAGCAAAGGAAGTGGATATAACTATAAAATTGAATTTAGGAGAATATGAGACTCAGGTTTGGACTTGTGATTTAAGTTATGAGTATATTGAGATTAATGCTGAATATCATACGTAATTGATATAAAGTTGCATAATTAAAATTAAATAAAGGTGGTGCTAAGATGCAAGAATTAATTAAAAAGGCTGATACTTTAATTGAAGCTTTACCTTATATGAAAGAATTTTATAATCAAACAGTAGTAATTAAATATGGTGGTAATGCTATGGTAAATCCAGAAATTATGGCTTCTGTATTAGAAGATATCACTTTATTAAAGTATGTAGGAGTTAATCCAGTTTTAGTTCATGGTGGTGGCCCTGCAATTAGCCAAAATTTAGATCAATTAGGGATTAAGACAAAGTTTCATCGTGGTTTAAGAGTAACCACAAAAGAAATTATGGAGGTTGTAGAGCAAACTTTAGTAGGAAAGGTTAATAGTCAAATAGTATCATTAGCTAATCAAGCTGGGGTTGATGCAGTTGGATTATCAGGGGTAGATAGCAATTTAATCCAAGCTAAGAAACACCACTTAGCAAAGCAATTTGATTTAGGGTATGTAGGAGATGTTAAAAGGATTAATCCTCAATTATTAAAAACAGTGATTGAGAATGATTATTTGCCTATTATAGCTCCTATTGGAGTGGGTAAGCATGGTGCCAGTTATAATATTAATTCAGACTCAGTAGCTGGAGAAATAGCTGCTGCCTTAGAAGCAGAAAAACTAATTTTATTAACTAATGTAGAAGGAATTTTATCTGACCCTGAAGATGAAGATTCACTTATTTCTCGACTTAAGACTAGTGAAGTTGAAGAAATGATTGCCCAAGACCAAATTGTAGGAGGGATGATTCCTAAAGTTAAATCTTGTGTAAATGCTTTGCAAAAAGGAGTTAATCGAACTCATATTTTAGATGGAAGGGTAGATCATGCTTTATTATTAGAGATCTTTACTGATCATGGTATTGGTTCAATGATAACAAAATAATTAACAAATGTAAGGAGTGTTGAGTATGAAAAAGAAAGAAGTTATGCAAGCTGATAAGAAGTATCATATGAATGTATATGGTGATCGTATTCCTGTAGTAGCTAAGAAGGGCCAAGGAGTTTACTTATATGATAAGGATGGAACAGAATATTTAGATTTTACTGCTGGGATCGCAGTCAATGCTTTAGGCTATAATCATCCTCAGGTAACAAAAGCTATTCAAAAGCAAGCAGAAAATATACTACATGCATCAAACTTATATTATTTTGAGATTCAAAGTAAGTTATCCAAATTACTAGTTGAGAATTCATGTGCTAATAAAGTGTTTTTTGCTAATAGTGGGGCAGAAGCTAATGAAGGAGCAATAAAATTAGCTAGAAAATACTTTACAAAACAAAGTAAGGATAAGTATAAAATAATA contains:
- the argB gene encoding acetylglutamate kinase, translating into MQELIKKADTLIEALPYMKEFYNQTVVIKYGGNAMVNPEIMASVLEDITLLKYVGVNPVLVHGGGPAISQNLDQLGIKTKFHRGLRVTTKEIMEVVEQTLVGKVNSQIVSLANQAGVDAVGLSGVDSNLIQAKKHHLAKQFDLGYVGDVKRINPQLLKTVIENDYLPIIAPIGVGKHGASYNINSDSVAGEIAAALEAEKLILLTNVEGILSDPEDEDSLISRLKTSEVEEMIAQDQIVGGMIPKVKSCVNALQKGVNRTHILDGRVDHALLLEIFTDHGIGSMITK
- the argJ gene encoding bifunctional glutamate N-acetyltransferase/amino-acid acetyltransferase ArgJ encodes the protein MKEISGGITSPQGFLAAGVRAGIKETGKDIALIYSETIAQVAAVFTTNQAAAAPVKLSKQNCQDGLAQAIIINSGNANACTGQQGGEDAKKMIDLTANELNIASEKVLVSSTGIIGKKLPMGKLTAGIKQACSSLDVNNQAAEAIMTTDTYAKALAVEFEVAGEKIKLGGIAKGSGMIEPNMATMLSFITTDLAIKQELLDAALEEAVNNSFNQITVDGDQSTNDTVAILANGQAKNKIVSKEDDGYNKFYQALEYICQELAQQIVKDGEGATKFVEVNVKGALNKKDADEIGKKIANSNLVKTALFGEDPNWGRIVAALGSTGIKVELDKLEVEINGQSIFGPQEQKYETANNLLEAKEVDITIKLNLGEYETQVWTCDLSYEYIEINAEYHT